The stretch of DNA CGCCCGGGCAATCCGGCAGCCCAATTTGTTAGCGCTCATGATCCTATCGCAGGGAGCCGATTTTTCCGCCCCGGGGTGGCCGCCAAGAGTCCTGCCGGTCACAGCAGAACAGTGGCTAGAGTTGCGGCATGGTGAACCGCGAACTCCTCGAGCTCATCCGCAGCCAGCTCCGCGGCCGGGCAGATCCGGCACGGGCTTCGGGCGTGCAGGCATACATGAAATCCATCATGCCCTCGCTCGGCGTCAGGGTGCCGGAGGTGCGCCGGCTGACGGCAGCGGCGGTTGCCCGCTATCCGTTCGGCTCCGGCGGCCAGCTTCGGGCCACGGCCCTGGAACTGTGGCGCACCGCCGGGTTCCGGGAGGAACGGTATGCGGCCATCGACCTGACCGCGGGCAGGCTGGTGGCCACGGACCTGCTGATGCTCCCGGTCTACGAGGAGATCATCCGCCACGGGGCGTGGTGGGACTTTGCTGACGGCGTGGCCGGCCGCATCTGTGCGCTGCTGCAGGCCAACCGGCCGGAAATGACCGCCGTTGTTCTGGGCTGGAGCACTGATGCGGACTTCTGGATCAGGCGCGCTTCCCTCACCGCGCAGCTCAAGGCCAAGGCGCGCACCGATCCTGAACTCCTCCGCAGCGTCATCGAGGTGAACCTGGCTGACCCCGAATTCTTCATCCGCAAGGCGATTGGCTGGGCTCTGCGGGAATACGCGAAGACAGCACCGGAGTGGGTGGCACACTTTGTGGCCGGGCACGAGGGCAACATCAGCCCGCTGTCCCGCCGTGAGGCACTGAAGAACCTGCCTAGATGACCGGCCGTTCGACCACCGGGTCCGCACTCTTCCGAAAGAGGCTCCGCGTGCGGGGATCCCAGAAAATCAGGTAGAGGCCGAACAGCAGGCCGGTGAGGGCAGCGGCGACACGTGCCAGGGCCAGCGCCAGCCCAAGGTCGGCGGTCTGAAGATAGGGGAAGACTTCCAGCTGGTCGGAAATGGCATAGATCATAAAGAACGAGACCACAAAGTAGAGGGCCTTGACCTGCCAGTCGTTCCTGATTCCCGTCACGGCGAACAACGGAATGAGCCACACCACGTACCAGGACTGGATCATGGGCGCCAGGACAACAATCGCCGCGAACGCAAGGGTGAGCCGGCGGATGAGGCGGTCATGCCCGCCGCGGAAGATCTGCCAGGCGGCGATGCCCACCGCCAGCAACTTCCCGGCGTCGAACACCCACCCGGCAAGGACCAGCCCGTTCAGCCCAAACGCATTGGCCAGCGAGGCGACCACCATGCCGATCAGCCCCACCGGCGCGTACCAGATGTAGATACTTCCCGGGGCGGAAAGCCCGTTGATCCAGCCGAACCCAAAACCGTTGACGAGGCTCATCAGCACCAGGATGCCCAGGCTCAGTCCTGCTGTCAGGCCCCAGAAGGCAAACTTCCGAAGCCAGCCGGCTTCTTTCCCTGCCCACAGGAGCCCAATGAACGGCAGGAAAACGATGGTGATGGGCTTGACGGCGATGGACAGCGTCACCAGGACGATGCCGCGGACCACACGCCGCGTGGCCGAGTAATAGATGCCGGCAAGGGCCAGCCCGATCATGAGCGCATCGTTGTGGACGCTGGCGATGAAGTTGGTCAGGAACAGTGGATTGGCGGCCGTCAGCCAGAGCGCCCGGTTGGGGTTGACGCCGTGCAGCTCAGCGAGTTTGGGCACGTAGATCACGCACAGGACCACGCCGGCCACGGCCACCAGCCGGAACAGCATCACGCTGGCCTCAGGCTGGACATTGGTGGACCACACCACAAACTGCTCGATCCACAGGAACAGCTGGCCGTAGGGAACCGGGGCTTCGGTCCACATCTTGTCGGCACCCAGCTGGAAGTAGTTGGACAGGGCCGAGATGCCGTTCTCGTACGGGTTAAACCCCTCCACCATCAGGCGGCCCTGCCCGATGTACGCGTAGACGTCACGGCTGAACAACGGGACGCTGAACATCATGGGCAGCCCCCAGGCCACCACTGCCATCAGCGTCGCCCGGCGGGCCTGGTCTCCCCACACGCGGATGCGCTGGCCCAGCCGCAGCCAGGCGCGCACCAGGAGCATTCCGCCTACTGCGAGCAGGATGATGGAGAGGGCAACGCCGCCAGCTTCGGCCCGCATCCAGATGAACAGCGGCATCCTGCGGAGTTCGGAAACAGGGGCCAGCCAGCCCACCCCCAGGGACCCGATCAGCATAAACATCGAGCCCACGAATCCGGCCAGGAGCGGCGAGCGGGGATTATCGACCTCGGCCCCGTCTGCTGCAGCAGTGTCCGCGGCAGCCAGTTCCCCCGCTGCAGGCACAGGCGCCGTCATCTCAGGATGGTCCAATCTGTTGCGTTTGCGCGATTCTGCCCGGCGGGCCGCATAGCCGGCACAAGCGGGTTACAACGACAGCAAGTGGTCCCGCCGCGTACCCGAAATCCTAGCACCGGCGGGCACCAGGGAGGTGTAACGGTAGGCTGGTCCGGTGCCTATATCTAACGAACGAATCGTCTGGATCGACTGCGAAATGACCGGTCTGGACATCAAGAATGATGCCTTGATCGAGGTTGCCGCGCTGGTCACCGACTCGGAACTGAACATCCTCGGCGACGGCGTGGACGTCGTGATCAAACCGGACGACGCCGCCCTGGCCCAGATGAACGACTTCGTCCGGGACATGCACACCAAATCGGGCCTTCTCAAGGAACTCCCCCACGGCATCACCATGGCGGAGGCCGAATTGGCGGTGATGGAATACATCTCAAAGTGGGTGCCGGATCCCCGCAAGGCACCTTTGGGCGGCAACTCGGTGGGAACGGACCGCGTCTTCCTCTCCCGCGACATGCCGGCCGTGGTGGAGCACCTCCACTACCGCGTGATTGATGTCAGCACCATCAAGGAACTCTCCCGCCGCTGGTTTGCCAGAGCCTACTTCCAGTCGCCGGCGAAAAAGGGCGGCCACCGGGCCCTGGGCGACATCCAGGACTCCATTGATGAACTGCGCTACTACCGGGATGCGGTCTTCGTGCCGTCGCCCGGACCGGACAGCGCCACGGCCCAGCAGATCGCCAGGCGCATCACCAGTCCCGCGGACGGACAGCAGGCAGGAGCGTAATCTGCGCCACGTTTGCCGGAAATTTCGTTGAAATCGGCAAAAGTGGACGAAGCACCCCTGAAGAGCAGGTAAGCTATTTGAGTTGCCTTTCCAGAGAGCCGTTAGCCGGTAAATCTGCAGGGCGCATGGTGGGCTTAGCTCAGTTGGCAGAGCGCCTGGTTGTGGTCCAGGAGGTCGCGGGTTCAACCCCCGTAGCTCACCCTCAGCGGATGGTATTGACCGTCCAGCAAGGAGGCCGCACCGGATATCCGGTGCGGCCTCCTTTGTTTTGCATCAACTGCTTCTGCACTGCATACCGCCGGAGGACCGCGAGATGACTGTTCTGCCCATCACCATCTGGGGCGAGCCCGTACTTCACCGGCGGGCGGCCGAAGTTGAAGTCTTCGACGACGAGCTGCGGACCCTGATTGCGGACATGTTCGAAACAAACGATGCCGCCAACGGCGTCGGCCTCGCCGCACCGCAGGTGGGAGTCGGCAAGAGGATCTTCATCTACAAATACGCCAATGACGACGGCGCTCCCCCCACCGGCGTGCTGGTGAACCCGGTCCTCACGTTGTCGAAGATCTCCGGCGCCGTCCCGGATCCCGACGAGGAGGAAGAGGGCTGCCTGTCCTTCCCCGGCGGAGTGTATCCGCTCAAGCGGGCAGAGTGGGCGCGCGTGGAGGGTTTTGACGGCTTCGGCCAGCCGGTGAGGTTTGAGGCCACGGGCTGGTTCGCCCGGGTCATCCAGCACGAGTACGACCACCTTGATGGGAAGCTCTACGTCAACCGCCTCA from Pseudarthrobacter siccitolerans encodes:
- the orn gene encoding oligoribonuclease; translation: MPISNERIVWIDCEMTGLDIKNDALIEVAALVTDSELNILGDGVDVVIKPDDAALAQMNDFVRDMHTKSGLLKELPHGITMAEAELAVMEYISKWVPDPRKAPLGGNSVGTDRVFLSRDMPAVVEHLHYRVIDVSTIKELSRRWFARAYFQSPAKKGGHRALGDIQDSIDELRYYRDAVFVPSPGPDSATAQQIARRITSPADGQQAGA
- a CDS encoding DNA alkylation repair protein, with the translated sequence MVNRELLELIRSQLRGRADPARASGVQAYMKSIMPSLGVRVPEVRRLTAAAVARYPFGSGGQLRATALELWRTAGFREERYAAIDLTAGRLVATDLLMLPVYEEIIRHGAWWDFADGVAGRICALLQANRPEMTAVVLGWSTDADFWIRRASLTAQLKAKARTDPELLRSVIEVNLADPEFFIRKAIGWALREYAKTAPEWVAHFVAGHEGNISPLSRREALKNLPR
- the mptB gene encoding polyprenol phosphomannose-dependent alpha 1,6 mannosyltransferase MptB, encoding MTAPVPAAGELAAADTAAADGAEVDNPRSPLLAGFVGSMFMLIGSLGVGWLAPVSELRRMPLFIWMRAEAGGVALSIILLAVGGMLLVRAWLRLGQRIRVWGDQARRATLMAVVAWGLPMMFSVPLFSRDVYAYIGQGRLMVEGFNPYENGISALSNYFQLGADKMWTEAPVPYGQLFLWIEQFVVWSTNVQPEASVMLFRLVAVAGVVLCVIYVPKLAELHGVNPNRALWLTAANPLFLTNFIASVHNDALMIGLALAGIYYSATRRVVRGIVLVTLSIAVKPITIVFLPFIGLLWAGKEAGWLRKFAFWGLTAGLSLGILVLMSLVNGFGFGWINGLSAPGSIYIWYAPVGLIGMVVASLANAFGLNGLVLAGWVFDAGKLLAVGIAAWQIFRGGHDRLIRRLTLAFAAIVVLAPMIQSWYVVWLIPLFAVTGIRNDWQVKALYFVVSFFMIYAISDQLEVFPYLQTADLGLALALARVAAALTGLLFGLYLIFWDPRTRSLFRKSADPVVERPVI
- the def gene encoding peptide deformylase; the encoded protein is MTVLPITIWGEPVLHRRAAEVEVFDDELRTLIADMFETNDAANGVGLAAPQVGVGKRIFIYKYANDDGAPPTGVLVNPVLTLSKISGAVPDPDEEEEGCLSFPGGVYPLKRAEWARVEGFDGFGQPVRFEATGWFARVIQHEYDHLDGKLYVNRLMDRYARKALKQAKKSGWGVPGLTWMPGVDPDPFGH